The Engystomops pustulosus chromosome 4, aEngPut4.maternal, whole genome shotgun sequence genome contains a region encoding:
- the LOC140128555 gene encoding olfactory receptor 5AR1-like, whose translation MNECDISAVTEFYLSPFSDSRINTILSFTGFLSLYLLAVIGNVIIIALVCSVPQLHTPMYFFLCNLSSVDTIYVSAILPKTLSIILTEDKTISFYGCMTQLCYFIFCVDSEILILTFMAYDRYVAVCSPLHYSSIMTWKACWIIATSYVLLSVVNSIFLTFMISKLSFCDSQKIEHFFCEIKPLLVLSSSDNQNVNMIITMEDICVAGFSLVIILASYVRIIYTVLKMRSSGGKLKAFSSCSSHIITVLLFYGPSIFMYMKPESEHSKERDKFFSIFYVAVVPMLNPFVYSLRNKEILEAAGKMAKVILNKAGMF comes from the coding sequence ATGAATGAATGTGATATCAGTGCAGTGACTGAGTTCTACCTGAGCCCATTCTCCGACTCCAGAATAAATACAATTCTTTCATTTACCGGGTTCTTATCACTGTATCTGCTGGCAGTGATTGGAAATGTTATTATCATTGCTCTGGTCTGTTCTGTGCCCCaactccacactcccatgtattTCTTCTTGTGTAATCTCTCCTCTGTTGACACCATCTATGTCTCGGCTATTCTTCCAAAGACATTGTCCATCATATTAACAGAAGACAAGACCATCTCCTTCTATGGCTGTATGACCCAGTTGTGCTACTTCATATTCTGCGTTGACTCTGAAATTCTTATTCTGACCTTCATGGCTTATGATCGCTATGTGGCCGTATGTTCTCCTCTACATTACTCATCGATCATGACATGGAAAGCTTGTTGGATTATAGCAACTTCTTACGTGCTTCTAAGTGTCGTTAATTCCATATTTCTTACCTTTATGATCTCAAAATTATCATTCTGTGATTCTCAGAAGATTGAGCACTTCTTCTGTGAGATAAAACCATTGTTAGTGCTCTCCTCTAGTGACAATCAGAATGTGAACATGATCATCACGATGGAAGATATCTGTGTGGCCGGTTTTAGTTTGGTGATTATTTTGGCCTCCTATGTGAGGATTATCTACACCGTTTTAAAAATGCGTTCATCTGGAGGGAAGCTTAAAGCCTTTTCTAGCTGCTCATCCCACATCATCACCGTCCTACTATTCTATGGACCAAGTATCTTCATGTACATGAAACCTGAATCTGAACATTCAAAGGAACGAGACAAATTTTTCTCAATCTTTTACGTGGCAGTGGTTCCGATGTTAAACCCATTCGTGTATAGCCTTAGGAACAAAGAAATTCTGGAAGCTGCTGGCAAAATGGCCAAAGTCATTTTGAACAAAGCTgggatgttttaa
- the LOC140128554 gene encoding olfactory receptor 5AR1-like, producing the protein MNDCDINVVTEFSLSPFSTSRMNEILIFSGFSVMYLLAVVGNMIIVALVCSVPQLHTPMYFFLCNLSSVDIIYISTILPKMLSIILTEDKTISFYGCMTQLFFFVICGDSDIFILTFMAYDRYVAVCSPLHYTLIMTRKFCRTLAMSYVILSVANSVMFTKMTSTLSFCYSRLINHFFCEIIPLLLLSSSDTENMKMILTVEDVCLPVLSLLIILISYARIIYTIFKMRSSRGQMKAFSSCSSHIITVLLFYGPSIYIYMKPESKHSKEQDKILSMFYVAVVPMLNPCHSDFGPPMVATTHFGARMADWRDPSLGTRVPFPLSHGSSLMSSVDSPKHLAGLPAAYKDFSDFFSEKQAEILPPHSPYDCPMDLLPSKSTPQGRV; encoded by the exons atGAATGACTGTGATATCAATGTGGTGACTGAATTCTCCCTGAGTCCATTCTCCACCTCCAGAATGAATGAAATTCTTATATTTTCGGGATTCTCGGTCATGTATCTACTGGCAGTAGTAGGGAACATGATTATCGTTGCTCTGGTCTGTTCTGTGCCCCaactccacactcccatgtattTCTTCTTGTGTAATCTCTCCTCTGTTGATATCATCTACATCTCCACTATTCTACCCAAGATGTTGTCCATCATATTAACAGAAGACAAGACCATCTCCTTCTATGGCTGCATGACCCAGTTGTTCTTCTTTGTAATCTGTGGTGATTCGGACATTTTCATTCTGACCTTCATGGCTTATGATCGCTATGTGGCCGTATGTTCTCCTCTACATTATACTCTGATCATGACAAGGAAATTTTGTCGGACTTTAGCAATGTCCTATGTTATTTTGAGTGTAGCTAATTCCGTAATGTTTACAAAGATGACTTCTACGTTATCGTTCTGTTACTCTCGCCTGATCAATCATTTCTTCTGTGAGATAATTCCATTATTATTACTTTCATCCAGTGACACTGAGAATATGAAGATGATCCTAACGGTAGAAGATGTCTGTCTGCCAGTTTTGAGTTTGCTGATAATTTTGATCTCATACGCAAGAATAATCTATACAATTTTTAAAATGCGTTCCTCTAGGGGGCAGATGAAGGCTTTCTCTAGTTGCTCATCGCACATCATTACAGTCTTATTATTCTATGGACCAAGTATCTATATATACATGAAACCGGAGTCTAAGCATTCAAAGGAGCAAGACAAAATCCTCTCCATGTTTTATGTGGCCGTAGTTCCAATGTTAAACCC GTGTCACAG TGATTTTGGGCCTCCCATGGTTGCAACAACACACTTCGGTGCTCGAATGGCAGACTGGAGAGATCCTTCACTGGGGACCAGAGTGCCATTCCCGCTATCTCATGGCTCTTCTTTAATGTCTTCCGTGGACTCTCCCAAGCACCTGGCAGGCCTTCCCGCTGCTTATAAGGATTTTTCTGATTtcttctctgagaagcaagcagagattctgcCACCGCACagcccctatgactgtcccatgGACCTACTGCCGAGTAAATCTACTCCACAAGGTCGAGTATAG